One window of Phoenix dactylifera cultivar Barhee BC4 chromosome 5, palm_55x_up_171113_PBpolish2nd_filt_p, whole genome shotgun sequence genomic DNA carries:
- the LOC120103772 gene encoding uncharacterized protein LOC120103772 isoform X2 gives MTGSAFNAFKARVPIEWSPRLYITLVRGLPGTRRLHRRTLEAMRLRRCNRTVIHRTTPSLLGEEVGCGGDRGDVQCPEGAGGGAPISPPSHRRQSSAPCCRSVMMAI, from the exons ATGACCGGGAGCGCGTTCAATGCGTTCAAGGCGCGGGTGCCGATCGAGTGGAGCCCGCGGCTGTACATCACGCTGGTGCGCGGTCTCCCGGGAACCCGCCGTCTCCACCGCCGCACCCTCGAAGCCATGCGCCTCCGCCGCTGCAACCGCACCGTCATCCACCGCaccaccccctccctcctcG GTGAAGAGGTTGGTTGCGGTGGAGACCGAGGAGATGTACAATGCCCGGAAGGAGCAGGAGGCGGAGCACCGATCTCTCCGCCCTCCCATCGTCGTCAGTCATCCGCCCCCTGCTGCCGATCAGTCATGATG
- the LOC120103772 gene encoding 50S ribosomal protein L30-like isoform X1, with translation MTGSAFNAFKARVPIEWSPRLYITLVRGLPGTRRLHRRTLEAMRLRRCNRTVIHRTTPSLLGMLNQVKRLVAVETEEMYNARKEQEAEHRSLRPPIVVSHPPPAADQS, from the exons ATGACCGGGAGCGCGTTCAATGCGTTCAAGGCGCGGGTGCCGATCGAGTGGAGCCCGCGGCTGTACATCACGCTGGTGCGCGGTCTCCCGGGAACCCGCCGTCTCCACCGCCGCACCCTCGAAGCCATGCGCCTCCGCCGCTGCAACCGCACCGTCATCCACCGCaccaccccctccctcctcGGTATGCTCAACCAG GTGAAGAGGTTGGTTGCGGTGGAGACCGAGGAGATGTACAATGCCCGGAAGGAGCAGGAGGCGGAGCACCGATCTCTCCGCCCTCCCATCGTCGTCAGTCATCCGCCCCCTGCTGCCGATCAGTCATGA